Proteins co-encoded in one Actinobacillus succinogenes 130Z genomic window:
- a CDS encoding terminase large subunit, with protein sequence MDNVKKANKYAKDVVSGKIPACRLVIKACQRHLDDLDNQKDKYFPFRFDEALAERACKFIQLLPHTKGEWALKRQLITLEPWQLFAVANAFGWLKKSNGLRRYREVYTEIPRKNGKSAISAGVGLYMFCIDGEFGAEVYSGATTEKQAWEVFRPARLMCKKTELLCTTFGVEVNASNLNRPADGSRFEPLIGNPGDGASPSCAIVDEYHEHKDDELYTTMLTGMGARRQPLMWIITTAGYNIEGPCYDKRREVIEMLNGAVPNDELFGLIYTIDEGDDWTSSDVLRKANPNFDVSVYGDYLLSQQKQAINNPRFANKFKTKHLNVWVSAKESYFNMVSWEKCYDETLSLEDFQGEEVVLGLDMARKLDMNSLVRVFSRMIDGKRHYYCISPLFFVPEDTVFSIDTALKRVVDKYQKWVNSGHLIATDGAEVDYREILECVKDTNKEHQVNCVAIDPHGAIAIAHDMADEGLNPITITQNYTNLSDPMKELEAAIESGRFHHDGNPIMTWCIGNVVGKSAVGNDDIVRPVKEIPENKIDGAVALMMAIGRIMLNEDDGIFIPDEVLTL encoded by the coding sequence ATGGACAACGTAAAGAAAGCGAATAAGTATGCGAAAGACGTTGTTTCCGGAAAAATTCCCGCCTGCCGTTTGGTGATTAAAGCTTGTCAGCGTCATTTAGACGATCTAGACAATCAAAAGGACAAATATTTCCCTTTTCGGTTTGATGAGGCACTGGCGGAACGCGCTTGTAAGTTTATTCAGCTTTTGCCACACACAAAAGGCGAATGGGCGCTAAAGCGGCAACTAATCACGCTTGAACCATGGCAATTATTCGCCGTTGCTAATGCTTTCGGTTGGTTGAAAAAATCCAATGGATTGCGCCGTTATCGTGAAGTTTATACTGAAATCCCGCGTAAAAACGGTAAATCGGCTATATCTGCCGGTGTCGGCTTGTATATGTTTTGTATTGATGGTGAGTTTGGGGCAGAGGTATATTCCGGCGCGACAACGGAAAAACAAGCTTGGGAAGTGTTTCGCCCGGCTCGATTGATGTGTAAGAAAACTGAATTACTTTGTACCACGTTTGGGGTTGAGGTCAACGCGTCTAATCTAAATCGCCCAGCAGACGGATCGCGCTTTGAACCGCTGATCGGGAATCCGGGTGATGGCGCGTCACCAAGCTGCGCAATCGTGGACGAATACCACGAACATAAAGACGATGAACTTTACACGACCATGCTTACCGGTATGGGCGCACGTCGACAGCCGTTAATGTGGATTATCACGACAGCAGGCTACAACATCGAAGGTCCTTGTTACGACAAACGCCGTGAAGTGATTGAAATGCTGAATGGCGCTGTGCCAAACGATGAACTATTTGGGCTGATTTACACTATTGATGAAGGCGACGACTGGACAAGCTCGGATGTGCTGCGAAAAGCTAATCCTAACTTTGATGTATCAGTGTACGGTGATTATCTACTGAGCCAACAAAAGCAGGCAATCAACAATCCGCGTTTTGCTAATAAATTTAAAACAAAACACTTAAATGTTTGGGTATCAGCGAAAGAATCTTATTTCAACATGGTGAGTTGGGAGAAGTGCTACGACGAAACATTAAGCCTTGAAGATTTCCAAGGTGAAGAAGTGGTTTTGGGGCTTGATATGGCGCGGAAGCTGGATATGAACTCGCTTGTGCGGGTATTTAGTCGAATGATTGACGGAAAACGTCATTATTACTGTATATCGCCGCTGTTTTTTGTACCGGAAGATACGGTTTTCAGCATTGATACTGCTTTAAAGCGGGTGGTGGACAAATATCAAAAATGGGTAAATAGCGGACATTTAATAGCAACCGATGGGGCGGAAGTGGATTATCGCGAAATCCTTGAGTGTGTTAAAGACACAAACAAAGAACATCAAGTTAATTGTGTCGCAATCGACCCGCACGGAGCTATAGCAATCGCACACGATATGGCGGATGAAGGCTTAAATCCCATCACGATCACACAAAACTATACGAACCTATCTGACCCCATGAAAGAACTAGAGGCCGCTATTGAAAGCGGCAGGTTCCATCACGACGGCAATCCGATCATGACGTGGTGTATCGGTAATGTCGTGGGAAAATCTGCCGTCGGGAACGATGATATTGTACGCCCGGTGAAAGAAATCCCTGAAAACAAAATTGATGGTGCGGTTGCCTTAATGATGGCAATCGGTCGAATTATGCTAAATGAAGATGACGGGATTTTTATCCCGGACGAGGTATTAACGCTATGA